The following is a genomic window from Bacillus sp. FJAT-52991.
ACAGTTGGTTCTTCAGCAGTAGTATATGGCGTTTCATCAGATTCAAGAACTATAAATTTAATATTCACACTTTCACCCTCGGTCTTGAAAATTATTAATATCCTTCAATATATTATTTAACTAGAACGATCAATTTATATGTTCTAATAAATTTATTACAACTATGGAATGTCAACACAAACAAGAAGCTCTCTTGACTAAATCTTCTAACTACTGATTTTCCTTCCTATGAACATTTTTCAGGGTTACCAGGATAATATACTTATTATACCAAGGCTCAACGAGGACTATTGTCGTTATTCGTCGAATGGTAGATATAGAATTTTCAACTAGTTTGTAGGATAATGGAAGAAAATGATTCTTTTACACGCAGTGGCGTGTCTTTCTATATTTACCGTACTATTTGTGTAACATGAATAAAATAAACAAAGGAGAGTATCAAAACAGTGAACAATGCACTTAAAGGTTGTCTGGGCTGTTTGGGCCTAATCATTTTGTTATCACTCATTATTGGTGGTTGTACTGCCTTTTGGGGTACTAATGAATACGAGAAAACCGAAGAACAAATAACTACTACTGAAACTTCAACTGATTCACCACAAGATACGGTAAAAGAAGCAGTTAAACCAGATACTGCTGAACAAAGTAAAGATGAAAAAGGAAGCTGGAAAGAAAAGATCCAGCAAGTTGCTGCTTCCAATAAAAGCGAAACTGAAAAATTTGATGAAGTAAGCTTGTATGCTCAAGATTATAATGCTAGTGACAGTGAGCGTACAGAGTTTGAGAATTATATTGTTAATGAATACAAAACTGGCAAGTATCTAGCAGATATAAAAAATGACGAGTATATGTTAACTAATATCTTTAAAGCTGAGGTTGTTGATACCTTTTACGATGTGAAAGAACAAGACAATACACCGATGGCCCTCTTTGCTTTTGATTTTTGGCAAAATACAAAGTATACGTATAGAGGCGTTGATGATGTGAATAGTCATGAAGTTAAAGCGAATGAGGAGCAGATGGATAAGGCTTTGGCAAAGATGGATTGAATAAAACGAAAAAATCCCACTGAAGAAACATGAATTTAGAGGACTTTTGCTTTGGTTACCTGGTATCAATGGATAAAGTATTTCTTTAATTACTCTTATCATTAATGATGATTTTAATAGACTCTATTGTGCTAAAGCACCTTTCCATATTAAAAAATCAGCCAGATTTTTTAAAGAAATTAAGAACCTACCACATAATAACAAAAGCCTTATCCGTTTTCGAATAGGGCTTTCTTCTTTATTAATTTTAAGTTGATTTTCATTGAAGTATAATATAATAAACTAAAACATTGGTCTACGAGGTGTTAAAAATTAGTTTGAATTCAATCCAAACGCTCTTGTTCCCAGCTTTTCTTTATATTTATTTTCTTCTCTGATAGCTTCTGTAGAGGTTAAGGCAGCAGGAAGTGTCTGTAAAATTGTATATTTAAATTTATAAATTCGTTCCGGTTCTTTTTCCAATACCTCTTTTAGTTTTTTGTTGTTGCCGTGCCCATTTTCCACGTACTTTTTCCAACGTCCATACAACCCTTCTTTACCGGATGCAGACCCAACATATTGCATCCCATCTGTCGTATCCAAAATGAGATAAACCCCACCAACAGAAGACAGCGACTTATACCATGTCCTGTTTACATCGGGATCTCTGATTATTTCTTTGAGTTCTTTGAAAGTCAGATTTATATCATAATAACCAGGAAAATCTTTAACAAATCCTTTTGGTAGAAGCTGTACCACTTCATTTGGGTATGTATCCAACCATACGCACCATCCTTGGGCCACTCCGCTCCAGCTAATGACCAGTCTTCTTTCTAAATCTTCGAAGCCTGTTAGTTTTTCTAAATCATATTTATACCTACTTTTGAGTTTAGCTTTCCCTCTGAATGAAACATCTTTTCCAGGTGGGAATTTGTTAGCTGACGGAAAACCATCTACATTGTATGTATTCTTGATCTCGTAAACCCCAACAAAAAGTGCCTGGTTATTGTTTATGCCTAGACAGGAAACGAGATACTTACAACCTTTGAATTTATCTGTTTCTTGATAAGATTGATATAACTC
Proteins encoded in this region:
- a CDS encoding GIY-YIG nuclease family protein; amino-acid sequence: MLTIKKMLGLYRLDVTNKIKIARHQDTRDVNVHELFYNNEFELYQSYQETDKFKGCKYLVSCLGINNNQALFVGVYEIKNTYNVDGFPSANKFPPGKDVSFRGKAKLKSRYKYDLEKLTGFEDLERRLVISWSGVAQGWCVWLDTYPNEVVQLLPKGFVKDFPGYYDINLTFKELKEIIRDPDVNRTWYKSLSSVGGVYLILDTTDGMQYVGSASGKEGLYGRWKKYVENGHGNNKKLKEVLEKEPERIYKFKYTILQTLPAALTSTEAIREENKYKEKLGTRAFGLNSN